The Triticum aestivum cultivar Chinese Spring chromosome 7B, IWGSC CS RefSeq v2.1, whole genome shotgun sequence genome window below encodes:
- the LOC123158382 gene encoding citrate-binding protein-like yields the protein MPFHLLILLLALSCATQGANAAACDPTTGFITVLLTDAQLPVQRPYDVPLEQRYELVNGMRRMWVYCTDKPHSPASHAKPRTEIRMQNYSSGVWQFEGYAYVPSGTTGVSIMQVFGAAKHATTLMLHVYSGALVYYDDWTRVVDGGIYDRWFRLNVIHDVGGAGTLTVFIDGQERLRVAGRGGDIHYFKFGVYTQTAPSHLMESRWRDVRLFTKEAY from the exons ATGCCgttccacctcctcatcctcctcctggcACTGTCATGCGCCACGCAGGGCGCCAACGCCGCGGCGTGCGACCCGACCACCGGCTTCATCACCGTGCTACTCACCGATGCTCAGCTCCCGGTGCAGAGGCCGTACGACGTGCCGCTGGAACAGCGGTACGAGCTCGTGAATGGCATGCGGCGGATGTGGGTGTACTGCACTGACAAGCCTCATAGCCCAGCCAGCCACGCCAAGCCACGAACAGAAATCCGCATG CAAAACTACAGCTCAGGCGTGTGGCAGTTCGAGGGGTACGCCTACGTGCCCTCGGGCACGACAGGGGTGTCCATCATGCAGGTGTTCGGCGCGGCGAAGCACGCGACGACGCTGATGCTGCACGTCTACAGCGGCGCGCTGGTGTACTATGACGACTGGACGCGGGTGGTCGACGGAGGCATCTACGACCGGTGGTTCAGGCTCAACGTGATCCATGACGTCGGCGGCGCAGGGACGCTCACCGTGTTCATCGATGGCCAGGAGCGGCTGCGCGTAGCGGGACGCGGCGGCGACATACACTACTTCAAGTTCGGTGTGTACACTCAGACGGCCCCCTCGCACCTGATGGAGTCGCGCTGGAGAGACGTCAGGCTCTTCACCAAGGAAGCCTATTGA